Proteins encoded within one genomic window of Brassica rapa cultivar Chiifu-401-42 chromosome A09, CAAS_Brap_v3.01, whole genome shotgun sequence:
- the LOC103842927 gene encoding uncharacterized protein LOC103842927 isoform X1: protein MKTMILDVCNEIIKIQKLRRAVSYAGFYCFTAALTFFYTNNTTRAGFSRGDQFYASYPAGTELLTDTAKLYKAALGNCYESEDWGPVEFCIMAKHFERQGKSPYVYHSQYMAHLLSQGQLDGSG from the exons ATGAAGACGATGATCTTGGATGTTTGCAATGAGATTATAAAGATCCAGAAGCTAAGACGGGCTGTCTCTTACGCTGGATTCTACTGCTTCACTGCAGCCCTCACATTCTTCTACACAAACAACAC AACAAGAGCAGGATTCTCCAGGGGAGATCAGTTTTATGCATCTTACCCTGCCGGGACCGAACTTCTGACTGACACAGCTAAG CTGTACAAAGCGGCGCTTGGGAATTGCTATGAATCTGAGGATTGGGGTCCTGTCGAATTCTGCATAATGGCTAAGCATTTTGAGCGCCAGGGAAAGTCTCCATACGTTTACCACTCT CAATACATGGCTCACCTTCTTTCTCAAGGCCAACTTGATGGGAGTGGCTAA
- the LOC103842930 gene encoding MLP-like protein 328 — protein MYINERTILSFVHQPKQLTYTHFQGRIIKSFIMAMSGTYVTEVPLKGSAKNHYRRWRSENHLFPDAVGHHIQGVKVHEGDWDSHGAIKSWNYTCDGKQEVFKEKREFDDDKMAVTFRGLEGHVMEQLKVYDVIFQFIPKAKQGCICKITMMWEKRYEDSPEPINYMQGRSYISSATDYMKFVTNMAADMDDHILKDQTKV, from the exons ATGTATATAAACGAAAGGACGATACTTTCTTTTGTGCATCAACCAAAACAATTGACATACACACACTTCCAAGGAAGAATAATCAAAAGCTTCATCATGGCGATGTCAGGAACATACGTGACAGAAGTTCCTCTTAAAGGGTCGGCGAAGAATCACTACAGGAGGTGGAGGAGCGAAAACCACCTCTTCCCGGACGCCGTCGGCCATCACATCCAAGGTGTCAAGGTCCACGAAGGAGACTGGGACTCCCACGGTGCCATCAAGTCCTGGAACTATACATGCG ATGGGAAGCAAGAGGTTTTcaaggagaagagagagtttgacGACGACAAGATGGCAGTGACGTTTAGAGGGCTTGAGGGTCACGTGATGGAGCAGCTTAAGGTGTATGACGTCATCTTCCAGTTCATCCCCAAGGCTAAGCAAGGCTGCATCTGCAAAATCACTATGATGTGGGAAAAGCGCTACGAAGACTCTCCAGAGCCCATCAACTACATGCAGGGGCGGAGCTACATTAG CTCCGCCACTGACTACATGAAGTTCGTCACCAACATGGCTGCTGACATGGACGACCACATTCTCAAGGACCAGACGAAGGTTTAA
- the LOC103842929 gene encoding O-fucosyltransferase 4, giving the protein MIPQVERDPSIQIRLPESGCSTPSPPASPLLCRSRSKSSVQPNRTLPHRVSWFLLSLLLRRQGILLVAPLIYIFCMLFHMRTASFDPGPFINRRPAPGSVYRSPQVYAKLQAAMVADNATADAISTIWKRSYKGVEWKPCVNKSSGVLPESNGFIFIEANGGLNQQRTSICNAVAVAGYLNATLVIPNFHYHSIWKDPSKFGDIYDEEYFVTTLANDVRVVDTVPEYLMERFDYNLTKVYNFRVKAWAPTHYYRDSVLPKLLEEKVIRISPFANRLSFDAPRPVQRFRCLANNVALRFAKPILTLGKTLVNKMKELSANNAGKYVSVHLRFEEDMVAFSCCVFDGGNQEKQDMIAARERGWKGKFTKPGRVIRPGAIRLNGKCPLTPLEVGLMLRGMGFNKSTYIYLASGPIYGANRTMAPLLEMFPNLQTKEMLASEEELAPFKNFSSRMAALDYTVCLHSEVFVTTQGGNFPHFLMGHRRYLFGGHSKTIRPDKRKLAVLFDNPKLGWRSFKHQMLNMRSHSDSKGFKLKRASDSIYIFPCPDCMCRKNKTTATTT; this is encoded by the exons ATGATTCCCCAGGTGGAGAGAGATCCGTCTATTCAAATTCGTCTCCCGGAAAGCGGCTGCTCTACTCCATCTCCGCCTGCTTCGCCTCTTCTCTGCCGGAGCCGTTCAAAATCCTCCGTACAGCCGAATCGGACTCTCCCTCACCGCGTCTCTTGGTTCCTCTTATCGCTTCTTCTCCGTCGTCAGGGGATTCTACTAGTCGCTCCTCTCATCTACATCTTCTGTATGCTGTTTCACATGCGCACGGCGTCGTTTGATCCCGGTCCCTTCATCAACCGCCGCCCCGCGCCTGGATCCGTTTACAGAAGCCCGCAGGTTTACGCTAAGCTGCAAGCGGCGATGGTTGCTGATAACGCCACGGCTGATGCG ATATCAACAATTTGGAAACGTTCGTATAAAGGTGTGGAGTGGAAGCCATGCGTCAACAAGTCTAGTGGAG TTTTGCCTGAGTCAAATGGTTTCATATTCATTGAGGCAAATGGAGGTTTGAACCAGCAGCGAACTTCG ATATGCAATGCGGTTGCTGTGGCAGGCTACCTTAATGCGACTCTTGTGATTCCCAACTTTCACTATCACAGCATATGGAAAGATCCGAG TAAATTTGGGGATATCTATGATGAGGAATACTTTGTCACTACCTTAGCAAATGATGTGCGGGTAGTCGATACAGTTCCTGAGTACTTAATGGAGCGTTTTGACTATAACTTGACCAAAGTGTACAACTTCAGAGTTAAAGCATGGGCACCCACTCACTATTACCGGGACTCTGTCCTGCCAAAGCTACTTGAAGAAAA GGTCATAAGAATATCCCCATTTGCAAATAGACTTTCGTTTGATGCTCCGAGACCTGTCCAGAGATTTCGATGTTTGGCCAATAATGTCGCTTTGCGGTTTGCAAAACCCATATTGACCCTAGGAAAAACACTGGTGAATAAAATGAAAGAGCTTAGTGCAAACAACGCCGGGAAGTACGTTTCTGTGCATCTTCGTTTTGAAGAG GATATGGTAGCTTTCTCTTGTTGTGTATTTGATGGCGGCAACCAAGAAAAACAAGACATGATTGCGGCGAGAGAACGGGGGTGGAAAGGGAAATTCACAAAACCTGGCCGCGTGATACGACCCGGAGCTATCAGGCTCAATGGGAAATGCCCTTTAACTCCTTTAGAG GTGGGTTTGATGCTTAGAGGAATGGGATTCAACAAAAGCACATATATATACCTGGCCTCTGGGCCGATATATGGTGCAAATAGAACTATGGCTCCACTACTGGAGATGTTCCCGAATCTACAGACGAAGGAGATGCTTGCTTCTGAGGAAGAACTTGCTCCTTTTAAG AACTTCTCCTCGAGAATGGCTGCACTAGATTACACAGTGTGTCTCCACAGTGAAGTATTTGTGACAACACAAGGAGGAAACTTCCCTCATTTCCTCATGGGGCATCGGAGGTACCTGTTTGGAGGACATTCAAAGACGATTCGGCCTGACAAGAGAAAGTTAGCCGTACTCTTTGACAATCCCAAGTTGGG ATGGAGAAGTTTTAAACATCAAATGCTAAACATGAGGTCTCATAGCGACTCCAAGGGATTTAAGCTGAAACGAGCTAGTGACTCCATTTACATATTCCCTTGCCCTGACTGTATGTGCCGCAAGAACAAAACCACGGCAACCACCACATGA
- the LOC103843178 gene encoding WUSCHEL-related homeobox 6, which produces MNDIRNDEQIITESAGEPKEREKYMHSRWNPTPEQTMVLEEVYSSGTRTPTTQQIQEIASKLQKYGRIEGKNVFYWFQNHKSRERLKRRRGDQQGVTTISNVHEETLRKDNVIVDTANKDSSSGNYIYRTLFAVLSHQKNSIDDGKREEYKRGLEEEKETTSQNQIHPSNTSDFNYHLITASKPSQEEEQQYKLNDDEEEEEETRKSRTLDLFPVIENQETIDFEEKNTKPNQLYCNYCYYYEFMPLMN; this is translated from the exons ATGAACGACATCAGAAATGATGAGCAGATCATAACCGAATCCGCCGGAGAACCCAAAGAGAGGGAAAAATACATGCATTCACGGTGGAATCCGACACCTGAGCAGACGATGGTGCTTGAGGAGGTTTACAGCAGCGGAACTCGGACGCCGACGACACAACAGATCCAAGAGATTGCATCTAAGCTCCAAAAGTATGGGAGAATTGAAGGAAAGAACGTTTTCTACTGGTTCCAAAACCATAAGTCAAGGGAGAGGCTGAAACGACGCCGTGGTGATCAACAAGGAGTTACTACTATTAGTAACGTTCATGAAGAAACTCTACGCAAGGACAACGTCATTGTAGATACGGCAAACAAGGATTCATCATCAGGTAATTA TATATACCGAACTTTATTTGCTGTTTTATCTCATCAGAAAAACTCTATTGATGATGGGAAGCGGGAAGAATATAAGAGGGGGTTAGAGGAAGAAAAGGAAACAACTTCCCAAAATCAGATACATCCAAGCAACACTTCAGACTTTAACTACCATCTGATAACTGCTTCTAAACCAAGTCAAGAAGAAGAGCAGCAGTACAAGCtgaatgatgatgaagaagaagaagaagaaacaaggaAAAGCCGAACGCTCGATCTCTTTCCGGTTATAGAGAACCAAGAGACAATCGATTTTGAAGAGAAGAACACAAAACCAAACCAGTTGTACTGCAACTACTGTTATTATTACGAGTTCATGCCTCTGATGAACTGA
- the LOC103843179 gene encoding short-chain dehydrogenase reductase 3b-like: MSSGRRYVLHLLHHHYVFTAVVITGGASGIGAEAARLFTEHGARVVITDVKDELGRNVAVSIGEDKVSYVHCDVRKETEVESAVKFAVEKHGRIDVIFSNAGVPEPLLDIRDLNLEAFDRVMAVNVRGAAAFIKHVARAMVEKKTRGSIVCTTSVASVIAGTVVPHGYTASKHALVGLIRSAAGDLGKHGIRVNGVAPFGVATPLVCEGYKIKMEASELEEIFSETANLKGIVLKARHVAEAALFLASDDSAYVSGHNLLVDGGFSVVKN, from the exons ATGTCGTCGGGACGCAGGTATGTTCTTCATCTCTTGCATCACCATTATGTCT TTACAGCCGTAGTAATAACAGGCGGAGCGAGCGGGATAGGCGCCGAAGCAGCGAGGCTGTTCACGGAACACGGCGCTCGAGTGGTGATCACGGACGTGAAAGATGAACTCGGTCGAAACGTTGCCGTTTCGATTGGAGAAGACAAAGTCAGCTACGTCCACTGTGATGTCCGAAAGGAGACTGAAGTCGAAAGCGCCGTTAAGTTCGCGGTCGAGAAACACGGCAGGATCGACGTTATATTCAGCAATGCCGGCGTACCAGAGCCGCTGCTAGACATCCGCGACCTCAACCTCGAGGCGTTCGACAGAGTCATGGCCGTTAACGTCCGTGGCGCGGCGGCGTTTATAAAGCACGTGGCACGTGCCATGGTGGAGAAAAAGACTCGTGGGTCAATAGTGTGCACCACAAGCGTCGCGTCGGTGATCGCGGGGACGGTGGTGCCGCACGGGTACACTGCGTCGAAACATGCACTCGTGGGTTTGATTAGATCAGCCGCCGGTGACTTGGGAAAACATGGGATCAGAGTCAACGGAGTTGCGCCGTTTGGGGTGGCGACGCCGTTGGTGTGCGAGGGTTACAAGATCAAGATGGAGGCGAGTGAGTTAGAGGAGATCTTTAGCGAAACAGCGAATCTCAAGGGCATTGTGCTCAAGGCTCGACATGTTGCGGAGGCTGCACTGTTTCTCGCCTCTGATGACTCTGCTTACGTTAGTGGACATAACCTCCTTGTCGACGGTGGATTCAGCGTCGTAAAGAATTAA
- the LOC103842927 gene encoding uncharacterized protein LOC103842927 isoform X2: MKTMILDVCNEIIKIQKLRRAVSYAGFYCFTAALTFFYTNNTTRAGFSRGDQFYASYPAGTELLTDTAKLYKAALGNCYESEDWGPVEFCIMAKHFERQGKSPYVYHSQYMAHLLSQGQLDGSG; this comes from the exons ATGAAGACGATGATCTTGGATGTTTGCAATGAG ATTATAAAGATCCAGAAGCTAAGACGGGCTGTCTCTTACGCTGGATTCTACTGCTTCACTGCAGCCCTCACATTCTTCTACACAAACAACAC AACAAGAGCAGGATTCTCCAGGGGAGATCAGTTTTATGCATCTTACCCTGCCGGGACCGAACTTCTGACTGACACAGCTAAG CTGTACAAAGCGGCGCTTGGGAATTGCTATGAATCTGAGGATTGGGGTCCTGTCGAATTCTGCATAATGGCTAAGCATTTTGAGCGCCAGGGAAAGTCTCCATACGTTTACCACTCT CAATACATGGCTCACCTTCTTTCTCAAGGCCAACTTGATGGGAGTGGCTAA
- the LOC103842925 gene encoding sulfhydryl oxidase 1, whose translation MSLIHLFLLVSLVSLEADATTSFSSGSRSILRDIGSNVIADHKDNAVELNATNFDSVFQDTSAKFAVLEFFAHWCPACRNYKPHYEKVARLFNGPEAVHPGTVLMTRVDCAAKMNIKLCDKFSIKRYPMLFWGPPSKFVGGSWEPKQEKSEILVVEEWRTADLLLGWINKQLGSSYGLDDQKVGNDHLLPNISDHEQISQAVFDIEEATEEAFDIILSLKAIKSSETGASFIRFLQLLVPHHPSKRCRKGSAEILMNFDDLCPAGECSYDSGVNNTLRNFHICGKDLPHGYYMFCRGSKNETRGFSCGLWILMHSLSVRIEDGESQFAFTTLCDFINNFFMCDECRRHFHDMCLSVKTPFKKARDVVLWLWSTHNKVNERLKKDEDSLGTGDPKFPKIIWPPKQLCPSCYLTSTGENIDWDHDEVYKFLKRYYGEKLVSSYKKNTGGVSKEEVVVAAAEEMSVPRNALVVPVGAALAIALASCAFGALACYWRTQQKNRKHHHNPHYLRRYSSNYLVMNTFSNIESEREKER comes from the exons ATGTCTCTGATACACCTGTTTTTGCTTGTGAGTTTGGTGAGCCTTGAAGCTGATGCTACGACGTCGTTTTCCTCCGGATCGCGCTCGATTCTCAGAGACATCGGTAGTAACGTCATCGCCGATCATAAAGATAACGCCGTGGAGTTGAACGCGACCAACTTTGATTCAGTTTTCCAAGACACCTCCGCCAAGTTCGCCGTTTTGGAGTTCTTCGCTCACTG GTGTCCTGCATGTAGAAACTACAAG CCTCATTATGAGAAAGTCGCTAGGCTCTTCAATGGACCAGAGGCAGTACATCCTGGTACCGTTTTGATGACCAGGGTTGATTGTGCAGCAAAG ATGAATATTAAGCTCTGTGATAAATTCTCCATCAAACGTTATCCAATGCTCTTCTGGGGCCCTCCCAGTAAGTTCGTTGGCGGCAGCTGGGAACCTAAACAAGAGAAGAGTGAGATACTTGTGGTCGAGGAATGGCGTACTGCTGATCTTTTGTTGGGCTGGATTAACAAGCAGCTAGGCAG CTCTTATGGCTTGGATGACCAGAAAGTTGGAAATGACCATCTCCTGCCGAATATATCCGACCATGAACAG ATTTCTCAGGCCGTATTTGACATTGAGGAGGCAACTGAAGAAGCTTTTGATATCATTTTGTCACTCAAG GCAATCAAGTCTTCTGAAACTGGCGCTTCGTTTATTAGGTTTCTCCAGCTTTTGGTTCCACATCATCCTTCAAAAAG GTGTCGTAAGGGAAGTGCTGAGATTCTCATGAATTTTGATGATTTATGCCCAGCAGGCGAATGCTCTTATGATTCTGGAGTGAACAATACTCTACGAAACTTCCATATATGTGGAAAGGATCTCCCTCATGGATATTAC ATGTTTTGCCGTGGCAGCAAGAATGAAACTAGGGGATTCAg CTGCGGATTATGGATTTTGATGCATTCACTTTCTGTGAGGATAGAGGATGGAGAAAGCCAGTTTGCATTCACAACCCTTTGTGATTTCATCAACAACTTCTTCATGTGTGATGAATGCCGCCGCCATTTTCACGACATGTGCTTAAG CGTGAAAACTCCGTTTAAAAAGGCGCGTGATGTCGTCTTGTGGCTGTGGAGCACACACAACAAGGTCAACGAGAGGCTCAAAAAGGACGAGGATTCTCTCGGAACGGGAGACCCTAAGTTCCCTAAGATTATATGGCCGCCAAAGCAGCTTTGCCCGTCTTGTTATCTCACGAGCACCGGGGAGAACATTGACTGGGATCACGATGAAGTCTACAAGTTCTTGAAGAGGTACTACGGAGAGAAACTGGTGTCGTCTTACAAGAAGAATACTGGTGGTGTGAGTAAGGAGGAAGTGGTTGTTGCGGCTGCTGAAGAAATGTCAGTGCCTAGAAACGCACTAGTTGTCCCGGTGGGAGCTGCATTGGCTATAGCACTTGCGAGCTGCGCATTTGGGGCGCTTGCTTGCTACTGGAGGACACAGCAGAAGAACCGGAAGCATCACCACAATCCGCATTATCTGAGGAGATATAGTAGTAACTATTTGGTGATGAACACGTTCAGTAACATTGAAAGCGAGAGGGAAAAGGAGAGATGA
- the LOC103842928 gene encoding 10 kDa chaperonin, mitochondrial — protein sequence MMKRLVPTFNRILVKRVIQPAKTESGILLPEKSSSLNSGKVIAVGPGSRDKDGKLIPVSVKEGDTVLLPEYGGTQVKLGDNEYHLFRDEDVLGTLHED from the exons ATGATGAAGCGTCTGGTCCCAACGTTCAACCGCATCCTGGTGAAGAGAGTCATCCAGCCTGCCAAAACCGAGAGCGGCATCCTCCTCCCAGAGAAATCCTCCTCT CTGAACTCAGGCAAGGTGATAGCAGTGGGGCCTGGATCGAGGGATAAGGATGGGAAATTGATTCCGGTCTCTGTCAAGGAAGGCGACACCGTTCTTCTTCCCGAGTACGGTGGTACTCAGGTCAAGCTCGGCGACAATGA GTACCATCTCTTCCGGGATGAGGACGTCTTGGGAACCTTGCACGAGGACTGA
- the LOC103843176 gene encoding serine carboxypeptidase-like 50 has product MAIMKHVPTLFFLLSTLLLSISVDSLPPPLFPDEALPTKSGYLPVKPAPGSSMFYAFYEAQKPTTPLPNDTPLLVWLQGGPGCSSMIGNFYELGPWRVLSNATNLEPNPGAWNRLFGLLFLDNPIGTGFSIAASKQDIPRNQKQVAEHLYAALTEFIEQNPGFENRPVYITGESYAGKYVPAIGYYILKEKPNGKVNLMGLAIGNGLTDPVIQIRTHAVNAYYSGSEMARSNGS; this is encoded by the exons ATGGCGATAATGAAGCACGTCCCTACACTCTTCTTTTTGCTGTCCACTCTCCTCCTTTCCATCTCCGTCGACTCTCTACCTCCTCCACTGTTTCCAGATGAAGCTCTCCCTACTAAATCCGGTTACCTTCCGGTCAAACCCGCCCCCGGCTCCTCCATGTTCTACGCCTTCTACGAAGCCCAAAAGCCAACCACTCCTCTTCCCAACGACACTCCCCTCCTCGTCTGGCTCCAAGGTGGGCCAGGCTGCTCTTCAATGATCGGCAACTTCTACGAGCTCGGCCCTTGGCGCGTGCTTTCAAACGCCACCAATCTCGAACCCAACCCTGGCGCCTGGAACCGCCTCTTCGGTCTACTTTTCTTGGATAACCCCATCGGAACCGGGTTCAGCATCGCCGCTTCGAAACAAGACATACCAAGAAATCAAAAACAGGTGGCAGAGCACCTCTACGCAGCTCTAACGGAGTTCATCGAGCAGAACCCGGGTTTTGAAAACCGGCCGGTTTACATAACCGGCGAGAGCTACGCAGGAAAATACGTTCCCGCCATCGGATACTACATCCTTAAAGAAAAACCCAACGGGAAGGTGAATCTAATGGGCCTTGCCATCGGAAACGGGCTAACCGACCCGGTGATCCAGATCCGGACCCACGCGGTCAACGCCTACTACTCAG GCTCAGAAATGGCGCGAAGCAACGGAAGCTAG
- the LOC103842931 gene encoding protein PLANT CADMIUM RESISTANCE 2: protein MEVQGKPQAEGEWSTGFCDSCSDCSICCLTCWCPCVTVGRIVEIVDKGSTSCCAAGALYMLLTWFTGCGFIYSCHYRTKMRKQYNLKGSECGDCFKHFCCERCALTQAYRELTNRGFDVALGWQGNAGRQNAGVAMGAPVVQGGMMR from the exons atgGAAGTTCAAGGCAAACCTCAAGCTGAGGGTGAATGGTCCACCGGTTTCTGTGATTCCTGCTCGGATTGCTCCATCT GTTGTTTGACATGTTGGTGTCCTTGCGTTACCGTTGGCCGAATCGTAGAGATTGTAGACAAAGGTTCCACTT CATGCTGTGCGGCTGGTGCGTTGTACATGTTACTAACGTGGTTCACGGGATGTGGATTCATCTACTCGTGCCATTACCGAACTAAAATGAGAAAACAATACAACCTTAAGGGTAGCGAATGTGGAGATTGTTTCAAACATTTCTGCTGTGAGCGTTGTGCCTTAACTCAAGCCTATCGCGAGCTCACCAACCGTGGTTTCGATGTAGCCCTtg GATGGCAAGGAAACGCTGGACGTCAAAATGCCGGCGTTGCAATGGGTGCCCCGGTTGTGCAGGGTGGCATGATGAGATGA